In Saccharolobus solfataricus, a genomic segment contains:
- a CDS encoding NAD(P)-dependent oxidoreductase: MKVGFIGLGIMGFPMASNLLKAGYDLTVYNRTIEKAEKLGKMGAKVAHSPKEVAEVSEIVISMVTDAPDVEEVLFGENGVVKSNKRGLIFVDMSTNSPEFAKKVTKRLSEYGMEFLDAPVTGGDKGAREGTLTIMVGGKEDVFKRVEPIFKAMGKNIIHVGDVGSGQALKLCNQVVVALNMVSVVEGLLLARSLGIDDDKLFSVLSTGAANSFTVQYYLPKIMKGDLNPGFKAAHLKKDLKYAMEIANSKSLPLLGTSLALQLYNAMVSLGIGELGTQGLVKVYEKLVK, translated from the coding sequence ATGAAAGTGGGTTTCATTGGCTTAGGAATAATGGGTTTCCCAATGGCAAGTAATCTACTAAAAGCTGGATACGATTTAACGGTTTATAATAGAACAATTGAAAAAGCGGAAAAATTAGGAAAAATGGGTGCAAAAGTTGCTCACTCACCAAAAGAAGTTGCTGAAGTCTCGGAAATTGTCATATCAATGGTAACCGACGCTCCAGATGTCGAGGAGGTGCTATTTGGAGAAAACGGAGTTGTGAAAAGTAATAAGAGGGGTTTAATTTTCGTTGATATGAGTACGAATTCACCGGAGTTTGCCAAGAAGGTAACTAAAAGGTTAAGCGAATATGGAATGGAATTCTTGGATGCTCCAGTTACTGGAGGGGATAAGGGGGCTAGAGAGGGAACATTAACCATAATGGTGGGAGGAAAGGAAGACGTATTCAAACGAGTCGAACCCATATTTAAGGCAATGGGTAAGAATATAATTCACGTAGGAGATGTGGGATCTGGGCAGGCGTTAAAACTATGTAACCAGGTCGTTGTAGCATTAAATATGGTATCAGTAGTGGAGGGTCTATTGTTGGCTAGATCATTGGGGATAGATGATGATAAATTATTTTCTGTACTTTCTACCGGAGCAGCTAATTCATTTACAGTACAGTATTATTTACCTAAGATAATGAAGGGCGATCTAAATCCTGGATTTAAGGCTGCACATTTAAAGAAGGATCTGAAATACGCAATGGAAATCGCTAACTCGAAATCACTTCCACTTCTAGGGACTTCCCTAGCGCTACAGTTATACAATGCAATGGTGTCCTTAGGAATTGGCGAATTGGGTACTCAAGGTTTAGTAAAGGTTTATGAAAAATTGGTTAAATGA
- a CDS encoding IS607 family transposase, producing MLRPKEVCQRLGISYPTLREYVKKGYIKPVILQSGKWRFNEEDVEKLMGIVKRRKVVLYARVSSKQKDELVNQVKYLEEQVKEYDLVITDIGSGLNMKRKGFLKLLRMILNNEVSRVVIAYPDRLVRFGFEILEETCKAHGCEIVVLNQEEKEEELVEDLISVLVSFSEKLHGMRSHEYEKVKKCAEELKN from the coding sequence ATGCTAAGACCAAAGGAAGTATGCCAAAGACTAGGAATATCCTACCCAACACTTAGGGAATACGTGAAGAAAGGATACATAAAACCGGTCATATTGCAGAGCGGAAAGTGGAGATTCAATGAGGAAGACGTAGAGAAATTAATGGGAATAGTAAAAAGGAGAAAAGTGGTACTTTACGCTAGAGTATCATCAAAACAAAAAGACGAGCTAGTGAACCAAGTAAAGTATTTAGAGGAACAAGTGAAAGAATACGACCTAGTAATTACTGACATAGGTTCCGGGTTAAACATGAAGAGAAAGGGATTCTTGAAATTGCTGAGAATGATATTAAACAACGAAGTATCACGCGTAGTTATTGCTTACCCAGATAGGCTAGTCAGATTCGGTTTCGAAATCCTAGAGGAGACTTGTAAAGCACATGGCTGTGAAATAGTAGTACTAAACCAAGAGGAGAAAGAGGAAGAACTAGTTGAAGACCTAATATCAGTACTAGTCTCGTTCAGCGAGAAACTACACGGAATGAGGAGTCATGAATACGAAAAGGTGAAGAAATGTGCTGAAGAACTTAAGAATTAG
- a CDS encoding dihydrolipoyl dehydrogenase, translating into MKYDVVVIGAGGAGYHGAFRLAKAKYNVLMADPKGELGGNCLYSGCVPSKTVREVIQTAWRLTNIANVKIPLDFSTVQDRKDYVQELRFKQHKRNMSQYETLTFYKGYVKIKDPTHVIVKTDEGKEIEAETRYMIIASGAETAKLRLPGVEYCLTSDDIFGYKTSFRKLPQDMVIIGAGYIGLEIASIFRLMGVQTHIIEMLDRALITLEDQDIVNTLLSILKLNIKFNSPVTEVKKIKDDEYEVIYSTKDGSKKSIFTNSVVLAAGRRPVIPEGAREIGLSISKTGIVVDETMKTNIPNVFATGDANGLAPYYHAAVRMSIAAANNIMANGMPVDYVDVKSIPVTIYTIPSLSYVGILPSKARKMGIEIVEAEYNMEEDVSAQIYGQKEGVLKLIFERGSMRLIGAWMIGVHSQYLINELGLAVAYGLNAKQLASFAEQHPSTNEIISYTARKVI; encoded by the coding sequence ATGAAATATGATGTAGTTGTTATAGGAGCTGGAGGAGCAGGATATCATGGGGCCTTCAGGCTTGCAAAGGCAAAATACAACGTATTGATGGCTGATCCCAAAGGTGAATTAGGAGGGAATTGCTTGTATAGTGGATGTGTACCATCTAAGACAGTTAGAGAAGTGATACAAACTGCCTGGAGACTTACAAACATAGCTAACGTAAAGATCCCCCTAGATTTTTCAACCGTTCAAGATCGCAAAGATTACGTTCAAGAGTTGAGATTCAAGCAGCATAAGAGGAACATGTCCCAATACGAAACTCTAACCTTCTATAAGGGATACGTTAAGATTAAGGACCCAACCCACGTGATAGTTAAAACGGATGAGGGAAAGGAAATTGAGGCTGAGACTAGGTATATGATAATAGCCAGTGGTGCTGAAACCGCTAAACTGAGGTTACCTGGAGTTGAATACTGTTTAACAAGCGACGATATATTTGGGTATAAGACGTCATTTAGAAAGCTACCTCAGGACATGGTGATCATAGGAGCTGGGTATATAGGACTCGAAATTGCGTCAATCTTTAGATTAATGGGTGTACAAACTCACATTATAGAAATGCTAGATAGAGCCTTAATAACGCTTGAGGATCAAGATATCGTCAATACTTTACTATCAATACTTAAACTTAACATAAAGTTCAACTCTCCCGTAACTGAAGTTAAGAAAATTAAGGATGATGAGTACGAAGTAATTTATTCGACCAAAGATGGTTCCAAAAAGAGCATTTTCACAAACTCTGTAGTGTTAGCTGCTGGGAGAAGACCGGTTATCCCAGAAGGGGCAAGGGAAATAGGACTTTCAATAAGCAAGACTGGGATAGTTGTCGACGAGACAATGAAGACTAACATTCCAAATGTTTTCGCGACAGGAGACGCAAATGGTTTAGCCCCATATTATCACGCTGCAGTGAGAATGAGTATAGCTGCAGCAAACAACATAATGGCTAATGGAATGCCAGTGGATTATGTGGACGTTAAGAGCATACCAGTAACGATATACACGATTCCTTCACTATCCTATGTTGGAATATTACCTAGCAAGGCTAGAAAAATGGGCATTGAGATAGTTGAGGCGGAATACAACATGGAAGAGGATGTGTCAGCGCAAATCTACGGACAGAAAGAGGGCGTACTTAAGCTAATATTTGAAAGGGGAAGTATGAGGTTAATCGGGGCTTGGATGATTGGAGTCCACTCTCAATACTTAATTAACGAATTGGGATTGGCAGTAGCTTACGGACTAAACGCTAAACAACTTGCTAGTTTCGCTGAGCAACATCCATCTACGAACGAGATTATATCTTATACGGCTAGGAAGGTCATATAA
- a CDS encoding radical SAM/SPASM domain-containing protein, whose translation MALSKFNLFIGDILFNTLTGYAIKLESWEIEKLRKGVVPEHLKDIIEEGFSATDEDLDEEIEKFLRKPVLEPTLVLTYNCNFDCIYCFQKGFRKNISVSDKVTRGFVNYIRKNEKGRKVRVTYFGGEPILQLRKIEEISRELSDLKYSFSVVTNGSLLTRKIVERLIPLGLTHVQITLDGPKEVHDKRRFFVSGEGTFDVIVKNLKEIQDMVKVVLRINIDVKNLNEIGELLNELKMEGINRVRLDPHLVHSNVFRNEWWDFTISSKAEGDVMVKFWEIARKYGFEVPQDVLRLGLCVAYSSEDIVVDPEGNIYPCWAFTGNPLYVKGKLEEDGSVKVTNKSLWWKVKIEDKCRECPFLPLCMGGCKFLATINGDDCKREAYEKIVRSIRWVMG comes from the coding sequence ATGGCTCTCTCTAAATTCAACCTTTTTATTGGCGATATTCTTTTTAATACCCTTACTGGGTACGCGATTAAGCTGGAATCATGGGAAATTGAGAAGTTAAGGAAAGGAGTTGTGCCAGAACATTTAAAGGATATAATAGAGGAAGGTTTCTCCGCTACGGATGAGGACTTAGATGAGGAAATTGAGAAGTTTTTAAGGAAGCCCGTTCTAGAACCTACTCTCGTATTAACTTATAATTGTAATTTTGATTGTATCTACTGTTTCCAAAAGGGGTTTAGAAAAAACATTTCGGTATCGGATAAGGTTACAAGGGGATTCGTAAACTACATTAGGAAGAACGAGAAAGGTAGGAAGGTAAGGGTAACTTACTTCGGTGGAGAACCAATCTTACAGCTTAGGAAAATAGAGGAGATATCTAGGGAATTATCTGACTTAAAGTACTCGTTTAGTGTAGTAACTAATGGTTCTCTTTTGACTAGAAAGATAGTAGAGAGACTGATTCCACTAGGACTAACTCACGTCCAGATAACGTTAGATGGACCAAAAGAAGTTCACGATAAGAGGAGGTTCTTTGTTAGCGGTGAGGGTACGTTTGATGTGATTGTGAAGAATCTAAAGGAGATACAAGATATGGTAAAGGTTGTATTGAGGATAAACATTGATGTGAAGAACTTGAACGAAATAGGGGAGTTATTAAACGAATTGAAGATGGAGGGAATAAATAGAGTGAGATTAGATCCTCATTTGGTTCATTCAAATGTGTTCAGAAATGAGTGGTGGGATTTCACAATATCTAGTAAGGCTGAAGGAGATGTTATGGTTAAGTTCTGGGAGATTGCTAGGAAGTATGGATTTGAGGTTCCACAAGACGTGCTTAGATTAGGGTTATGTGTAGCTTATTCAAGTGAAGACATTGTTGTTGACCCAGAGGGAAACATTTATCCTTGCTGGGCTTTCACTGGAAACCCCCTTTACGTTAAGGGTAAGCTGGAAGAGGATGGGAGTGTTAAAGTAACTAATAAGTCGTTGTGGTGGAAGGTTAAAATTGAGGATAAGTGTAGGGAATGTCCATTTTTGCCGTTATGTATGGGTGGTTGTAAGTTCTTAGCAACTATTAATGGAGATGATTGTAAGAGAGAGGCGTATGAAAAGATAGTTAGGTCAATACGTTGGGTGATGGGCTAA
- a CDS encoding MBL fold metallo-hydrolase, whose translation MVKVGKVRIMELLEPEFFGTVLNHNISVIENGPCGGLMMIDTGLPGYLDQIESYLKAWGYSLEDISDIVITHWHHDHAGNAMAIKRISDAKIYAHVDELGDLENPPKYSTIYSDELGVSLPVFKRTMERINKLHYEPVKVDFALKGGEDLGGFRVIHVPGHTKGHIALFDGKCLVVGDAVRNVRNKLSPPLRIFSWNYELAVNSFNYLISLPYTVLIPFHGDIVIRNF comes from the coding sequence ATGGTTAAGGTAGGTAAGGTTAGGATAATGGAGTTATTGGAGCCTGAATTTTTCGGTACTGTACTTAATCACAATATATCTGTTATCGAAAATGGTCCTTGTGGGGGATTAATGATGATTGATACTGGCTTACCGGGATATCTCGATCAGATTGAATCCTATCTTAAGGCATGGGGTTATTCCTTGGAGGATATTTCAGATATCGTAATAACGCATTGGCATCACGATCATGCAGGAAACGCCATGGCAATAAAGAGGATAAGTGATGCTAAGATATACGCCCACGTGGATGAGTTAGGGGATTTGGAAAATCCTCCAAAATACAGCACTATATATAGTGATGAATTAGGGGTTTCTTTACCAGTGTTTAAGAGGACCATGGAGAGGATTAACAAGTTACACTATGAACCAGTTAAGGTTGATTTTGCATTAAAAGGTGGTGAGGATTTGGGAGGGTTTAGGGTTATACATGTTCCGGGGCATACAAAGGGACATATTGCCTTATTTGATGGTAAGTGTTTAGTAGTTGGCGATGCTGTTAGGAACGTTAGAAATAAATTATCTCCACCCCTTAGAATATTCTCTTGGAATTACGAATTAGCAGTGAACTCGTTCAATTATTTAATATCACTTCCCTATACTGTACTAATACCATTTCACGGTGATATCGTAATTAGGAATTTTTAA
- a CDS encoding cupin domain-containing protein: MVDYLVSNVKEVKMDRVPVNGSKNAFIQWLVTKENGANYAVRKFTLLKDGIIPMHIHKYQETVIVTKGKCKVCVSDKVYELREGDYIFINSNVKHAIINEGDQLEFFCIIDYSDDMRIITLDEDCNR, translated from the coding sequence ATGGTTGACTATTTGGTTTCAAATGTTAAGGAAGTTAAGATGGATAGAGTACCAGTTAATGGTTCTAAAAATGCGTTTATTCAATGGTTAGTTACGAAAGAAAATGGTGCTAATTACGCTGTAAGAAAGTTCACCCTATTGAAGGATGGAATTATACCAATGCATATTCATAAGTACCAAGAGACTGTTATTGTAACTAAGGGGAAATGTAAGGTATGTGTAAGCGATAAAGTTTACGAGCTAAGGGAGGGTGACTACATTTTTATAAACTCTAACGTAAAACACGCAATTATTAATGAAGGGGATCAGTTGGAGTTTTTCTGTATAATTGATTATTCAGATGATATGAGGATAATTACATTAGATGAGGATTGCAATAGGTAA
- a CDS encoding nitric-oxide reductase large subunit: protein MISLLGYTNGFPYIPQQTQPSVNVSLSTWIMVIVLLAVLVSMVSYVSLKILDHWRDPRISVPLPPPSASQRIGLIGVFFASVLAGIQGLLGYLAMHYYVDPEGILGLINFLPFNITRALHLNMAVVWIALTWIAFSIFALPYLGVPLSRKLSFAILGLTLFAGVGLLLGILLSYNELIPSPYWFIFGAQGRPNDADQGTFWLLLVALILLLASSLFFKASKSTAEPLRPLTRITAIGLLGSGIGAIFGSLPIIAPWPNFTEDQFFLWIMIHSFVEGFWPSIVIPVVLILLVVNNLVPPSLATMAASIDSASEILSGMIGTAHHYYFGGEPVFWMYLGASAAILEVVPILFLTYYAFLLWRRGEAKTEFQKTLVATTLISAIGGGFVGAIIGGASILNAPIINYYVHGLQFTMAHAHLAFPLVWGLTAILMWIAALYLSNGIKENELKTLRIMILIYAIGFILQGIDLWALGAVQLATVLRVGYWAAKGTLFYLQPILNLIVWLRIVGDIVAGFAATVIIIYTLKGVIKSYKIKI, encoded by the coding sequence ATGATTTCTCTCCTAGGCTATACTAATGGTTTTCCCTACATACCTCAACAAACTCAACCATCCGTAAACGTTAGTCTATCAACGTGGATAATGGTAATCGTCCTTTTAGCGGTCTTAGTTTCAATGGTGAGCTACGTTAGTCTAAAAATACTTGACCATTGGAGAGATCCTAGAATATCTGTCCCCCTTCCTCCACCATCTGCATCACAAAGGATAGGTTTAATAGGAGTATTCTTCGCCTCAGTCCTCGCGGGTATACAAGGTTTGTTAGGATATTTGGCTATGCATTATTACGTAGACCCAGAGGGAATATTAGGTTTAATAAACTTCCTACCTTTTAACATTACTAGGGCCTTACACTTAAACATGGCAGTGGTGTGGATAGCACTTACATGGATTGCCTTTTCAATCTTTGCGTTACCATATCTGGGTGTTCCCTTATCCAGAAAGCTCTCATTTGCAATTTTAGGCTTAACGCTATTTGCCGGAGTAGGTCTGCTTCTAGGAATATTGCTCTCCTATAATGAATTGATCCCATCACCCTATTGGTTCATTTTCGGTGCTCAAGGAAGGCCAAATGACGCTGATCAAGGTACCTTCTGGTTGCTCCTAGTTGCGCTAATACTCCTTCTAGCCTCTTCATTATTCTTCAAAGCTTCAAAGTCAACCGCGGAACCTTTAAGACCATTAACGAGAATTACTGCAATAGGTCTCTTGGGATCTGGAATAGGTGCAATCTTCGGATCATTACCAATAATTGCTCCATGGCCTAACTTCACCGAAGACCAGTTCTTCTTATGGATTATGATACACTCGTTCGTTGAGGGATTCTGGCCCTCTATAGTAATACCAGTAGTATTAATACTTTTAGTTGTCAACAATTTAGTACCACCAAGTCTAGCTACGATGGCAGCGAGTATAGATTCCGCTAGCGAAATACTTTCAGGTATGATAGGTACTGCGCATCACTATTATTTTGGAGGTGAACCAGTATTCTGGATGTATTTGGGAGCATCAGCAGCCATATTAGAGGTTGTCCCTATTCTTTTCTTAACTTATTACGCATTTTTGCTGTGGAGAAGAGGTGAAGCTAAGACCGAATTTCAAAAGACGTTAGTAGCTACAACTTTAATTTCAGCCATTGGAGGGGGATTTGTAGGTGCGATTATCGGCGGAGCTTCAATATTGAACGCTCCAATAATAAACTATTATGTCCATGGGTTACAATTTACCATGGCCCATGCGCATCTTGCGTTCCCATTAGTGTGGGGTTTAACTGCTATTCTAATGTGGATTGCAGCATTATATCTCTCCAATGGGATTAAAGAAAACGAGCTAAAGACGTTAAGAATTATGATATTAATTTACGCTATCGGTTTCATACTTCAAGGAATAGACTTATGGGCCTTGGGCGCGGTTCAATTAGCTACAGTTTTAAGGGTAGGTTATTGGGCGGCTAAAGGTACACTATTCTATCTACAACCTATTCTAAATTTGATAGTTTGGCTTAGAATAGTTGGCGATATAGTCGCAGGTTTCGCTGCTACTGTAATTATAATTTACACGCTCAAGGGTGTAATTAAATCTTACAAGATCAAAATATAA
- a CDS encoding ISH3-like element ISC1439A family transposase, with the protein MQTIQVSKTELKSLAINLATININVISQDLDPEIVKAAPSLLTGNRGKYYLKVVRQGEKVISKGQRTFKFYPIYREVKGETNVVAVDETGLTVGEKEQEKAEGFLLYNWKRKGIKMRSLDLVYPLRLPLLVEVADLRSDSPSQFLLRSVREVSQYMEIDYVVADAGFLNLGVIKEMPVKTIVRGKSNLKGFKELSNVPLVEKRYEVKDKVYVAYRVLEFEGLYYYDVVYVKGKPRHFMFVTNFEGDPYELAELYRLRWQVEEGFKVRKARIRYVRKLSNKIFLFLYYTVLDSAWNLVNHLLFNFKSTCKKVLSFDSFVKLL; encoded by the coding sequence ATGCAAACCATACAAGTATCCAAAACGGAGCTGAAGTCCCTCGCTATAAATTTAGCAACAATCAATATTAACGTTATCTCTCAAGATCTAGACCCGGAAATAGTGAAAGCAGCGCCATCCTTGCTAACCGGAAACAGAGGAAAATACTACTTGAAGGTAGTAAGACAAGGCGAGAAAGTAATTAGTAAAGGTCAGAGAACCTTCAAGTTCTACCCAATCTACAGAGAAGTAAAGGGAGAGACCAACGTAGTCGCTGTAGATGAGACCGGATTAACCGTGGGAGAAAAGGAACAAGAAAAAGCAGAGGGCTTTCTACTCTACAACTGGAAGAGAAAAGGAATAAAGATGAGATCCTTGGACCTCGTATATCCCTTAAGGTTACCCCTCCTAGTGGAGGTAGCAGATTTGAGAAGCGACAGTCCATCACAGTTCCTACTCAGGAGCGTGAGGGAAGTAAGCCAATACATGGAAATAGATTACGTTGTAGCTGACGCCGGATTCTTGAACCTAGGGGTCATCAAGGAAATGCCCGTGAAGACCATTGTGAGAGGAAAGTCGAACTTGAAGGGATTCAAGGAACTATCTAACGTTCCATTAGTTGAGAAGAGATACGAGGTTAAGGACAAGGTTTACGTTGCGTATAGGGTCTTGGAATTTGAAGGGCTTTATTATTACGATGTGGTTTACGTTAAGGGAAAGCCGAGGCACTTCATGTTCGTAACGAACTTCGAGGGAGATCCCTATGAACTGGCTGAACTCTATAGGTTGAGGTGGCAGGTTGAGGAGGGTTTCAAGGTTAGGAAGGCAAGGATAAGGTATGTTAGGAAGTTGAGTAATAAGATCTTCTTGTTCCTCTATTACACGGTTCTGGATTCTGCGTGGAATCTAGTGAATCATCTTCTCTTTAACTTCAAGTCCACGTGTAAGAAGGTTTTGTCCTTCGATTCATTCGTCAAGCTTCTCTAA
- a CDS encoding nitric oxide reductase subunit I — MAKRIKGDVWSNLVLVATVLVYVVYIALAGYTLTHLPPIPSVVETENGTVLFTGGEVISGKVLMQKYGLFDYGSFWGFGGYYGTDFTALALKVINQTTDPPTIKVDGPAYSSITDSETSRWVVSNNYVKAYNTLYNELCNILYNNSSNYGLKPNLVSPNDLRNITAFILWGAVVFHQIISFERYNISTFKKRLI; from the coding sequence ATGGCTAAAAGAATTAAGGGTGACGTATGGTCAAACTTAGTGTTGGTCGCGACAGTCCTTGTATACGTAGTTTACATTGCGTTAGCTGGTTATACGTTAACGCATTTACCTCCAATTCCATCAGTAGTTGAAACCGAAAACGGTACTGTATTATTTACGGGAGGTGAAGTCATAAGCGGAAAGGTACTAATGCAGAAATATGGACTATTCGATTACGGTAGCTTTTGGGGATTCGGAGGTTATTATGGAACCGATTTTACTGCTCTAGCCTTAAAAGTTATAAATCAAACTACAGATCCACCTACGATAAAGGTAGACGGTCCAGCTTACTCCTCCATAACTGATTCAGAGACAAGTAGATGGGTAGTGTCCAACAATTACGTAAAAGCTTACAACACGCTTTACAATGAGCTTTGCAATATTTTGTACAACAATTCCTCCAACTATGGACTTAAGCCTAACTTGGTTAGTCCCAATGATTTGAGAAATATAACGGCATTTATTTTATGGGGTGCAGTGGTGTTTCACCAAATTATTTCATTTGAAAGATATAATATTAGCACTTTCAAAAAGAGATTGATATAG
- a CDS encoding TorD/DmsD family molecular chaperone has protein sequence MKSLSTDFKIFSFLFLSPRYIKEVKGLVEEIKDKPYYNTLKQIIQLAESNYDKVATEFTSCFINDYKHVKCPPYESWYRERTVYGISVQRVLEEYIKYGIYPKKQLADHISTELEFTSFLLFVEQEDEARKFIKEHIVSWVPKLIEDILANSKGEYTKLLGIALKQFLDYTIQTIFVVNR, from the coding sequence ATAAAGTCTCTCTCTACGGATTTCAAGATCTTTTCCTTTTTATTTCTAAGTCCTAGATATATTAAAGAGGTTAAAGGGCTTGTAGAGGAGATAAAGGATAAGCCATATTATAATACATTAAAACAAATAATTCAATTGGCAGAAAGTAACTATGATAAGGTAGCTACAGAATTCACTTCATGTTTTATAAATGATTACAAACACGTTAAATGCCCACCTTACGAATCGTGGTATAGGGAGAGAACTGTGTATGGCATTTCAGTACAAAGAGTATTAGAAGAGTACATCAAATATGGTATTTATCCAAAGAAACAACTAGCTGATCACATATCTACAGAATTGGAATTCACATCATTCCTCTTGTTCGTAGAACAAGAAGACGAAGCTAGAAAGTTTATAAAAGAGCATATAGTAAGCTGGGTTCCCAAATTAATTGAGGATATTCTAGCAAACAGTAAAGGGGAGTATACAAAACTGTTAGGTATAGCGCTTAAGCAATTCTTAGATTACACAATACAAACTATCTTTGTAGTCAATAGATAG
- a CDS encoding 4Fe-4S dicluster domain-containing protein has translation MTSLFYSPLIKYRVDVLPSSELKKENINTKALVVIGDGINREKISEDLELNPLLVRIVGKDSSKEEVEYNKVVLENAWLADLAPVEEIKSIDRRSLLRGEVKKAKKVDKPIYLSEYCNGLYKACNVCEFSCPYNAIKVDKKTGVNIDYTKCTSCGLCVASCPVSAIQFPSLSQNSIFELAKVKGEKRITCYRNTKNRGVKIPCLAMLSEVDIVLLRGSGNLTFECVGCELQDNLKDFIEVIKEYNERIGGISFYSPSEKIEAKETKELNTTPQSFYNRAEARRNISDELPYILFDVSIDNNRCTLCESCVNWCPTSAIMLRRSSGVEEIDFDPMKCIGCNICVNVCPESCKLEEGKTSEIPPNIASLTKVIKVEKSKSVNKEVRKLVGDELVRCRVCGAPIGSRKSLNHVKKIMIEKGASCEDEWLERCPKHRAEYAFQKQFSFNARFKPRGDLR, from the coding sequence ATGACATCCCTTTTTTATTCACCCCTTATTAAATACCGAGTAGATGTTTTGCCCTCATCTGAGTTGAAAAAGGAAAACATTAATACCAAAGCCTTAGTCGTTATAGGAGATGGAATTAATAGGGAAAAAATTTCAGAAGATCTAGAGCTAAACCCCTTGCTGGTAAGAATAGTTGGCAAGGATAGTAGTAAGGAAGAGGTAGAATACAACAAAGTAGTTCTAGAAAACGCTTGGCTAGCAGATTTAGCTCCAGTTGAAGAGATAAAATCCATTGATAGACGAAGTCTTTTACGCGGAGAAGTAAAAAAGGCTAAAAAGGTTGACAAGCCAATTTACCTTAGCGAATATTGTAATGGCTTATATAAGGCATGTAATGTATGTGAGTTTTCATGTCCTTACAACGCTATTAAAGTTGATAAGAAAACTGGAGTAAATATTGATTACACAAAATGTACGTCTTGTGGTCTATGTGTTGCTTCATGCCCAGTTAGTGCTATACAATTTCCATCACTTTCTCAAAATTCGATTTTTGAGTTAGCAAAGGTAAAAGGGGAAAAGAGGATTACATGCTATAGAAATACTAAAAATAGAGGAGTCAAGATACCTTGTCTAGCAATGCTATCGGAGGTAGACATAGTATTATTGAGAGGCAGTGGGAATTTAACCTTTGAATGCGTAGGGTGTGAATTACAAGATAATCTAAAAGATTTCATTGAAGTGATCAAGGAATATAATGAGAGAATAGGAGGAATCAGCTTTTATTCCCCATCTGAAAAAATTGAGGCAAAAGAGACAAAGGAACTAAATACTACTCCACAATCATTTTACAATAGGGCTGAGGCTAGAAGGAACATAAGTGATGAATTGCCATACATATTATTTGATGTGAGTATTGATAATAACAGATGTACTTTATGTGAAAGCTGCGTTAATTGGTGTCCCACATCAGCAATAATGCTCAGAAGGAGTAGTGGAGTGGAAGAAATAGACTTTGATCCCATGAAATGCATAGGCTGTAATATATGCGTCAATGTTTGCCCAGAATCGTGCAAATTAGAAGAAGGTAAAACAAGTGAGATTCCTCCAAATATAGCATCTCTTACTAAGGTTATTAAGGTGGAAAAGAGTAAAAGCGTTAACAAAGAGGTAAGGAAATTAGTGGGCGATGAATTAGTTAGATGTAGGGTTTGTGGAGCACCAATAGGTTCGAGGAAAAGTCTTAATCATGTTAAGAAAATAATGATTGAAAAGGGGGCTTCTTGTGAAGATGAATGGTTGGAGAGATGCCCTAAGCATAGGGCAGAGTACGCGTTTCAGAAACAATTTTCATTTAATGCAAGATTTAAACCTAGAGGTGATCTACGATAA